GATAGATCGATTCACCATTTTACTACTGCGTAAAACATCTCACCTGCAGAGCGGCACGCGGCACGGCTGGTCCTGCTCCGGCCGGTCGCACACGGAGGCGTGGAGGCGGAAGAGCTGCAGCATGCGCTTGCACCGCGCGCAGCCGCCCGGCGCCACCTTGCGCACGCACGTCGCGAAGTGTCGCATCAGCAGCCGCAGGCCCTGGCACgtggcgtcgccgtcgccgtccccCGCGCACGTGCCAGCAGGGCCTGCGGACGGGGACGGctcgtcgtcggcggcggcgaagATGCGGTCGAGGGAGCCCATGGCGTTGCCGAGCTGCCGGTACGCCTCCTGcgacgcccgcgcccgcgcccaccgCGCCCGCCGGGTGTCCGCGTCCTCCAGCAGCTGGAGGAGCTCCAGCTCCAGCGCCGGGTCGTGGAGCCGCGCGAAGCGCCACCCGTCGGACGCCTCGACGGCGGCGAAGTCCTTGTCGGCCAGGCGCGCGCACCGCGTGTACAGCCGCGGCGCGTCGCAGAGCCTCGCCAGCTTGAGCATGTCCACGGCGCGGTCCGCGGTGAGCCGCGCCGACACGGCGGCCTCGGCGGCGCGCTTCAGCCACCCGACGCGGTACGCGTGCGCCAGCGCCAGCAGCTGCGGCCCGTGCGCGGCCACCAACTGCTCCATTCCAGGCGCCACCCTGCGAGCGCGCATTGCGACGGCCGCGTCAGACTTTGATTTCCCTCTCTCGCTAGTGGAGAACCGAGATTCGTTCGTTGACGTTACCTGGAGGAGTAGAGGAGGTGGAGGAAGGCGAGGACGGCGTCGCAGGGCACGCCGAGGACGGCGACGGTGCAGTCGGCGGCGGCGCCCCACCCGCGGCAGCGTGCCCTGTCGATCATCCTCTCCAGCACCGGCGACGCCGAGCCCTGGAATTATCccaaaccaaaaataaaagaccGCGATCAGCAACCACACCACACGGCGATCGAGTCGACCAGAACTAAACCGAGGCAGAAGAAGGGGGGAAGATGAGTGCCTTACAAGAACGTAGGAGTGCGCCGCGATGGTCTGGCCGTCCGACGTGACGATCCGCACGTCGGCCGCCGACGCCCGGAGCGCGTCGAGATCCGCGTACAGCGCCATGGATTTCCCTTCTGGCTTCTCCTGATGCCTCCGAATCTCCCCCTCCACCGAATTACCTGGGAATGTGATCTAAACTAACCTAACGAACTGGTGCAAGAATGGATCTCCCGGCGTTGTTGGAACAGAAGGGGATTTGCGGGAACCGGGAATGGAGCAGCTCAAAGCTCAGCGACAGCTATATAGAGGAAGCGCGGGGGGAGATATCTGCAGAAGATACAGCTATACGGCAGACGCGGGGTTGCAACGAGAAGGCAGGCGATTTGGGGAGCAGCCTGCCCGTGTGGAGACGCGTCGGTGACCATTCCCGCCGCTCCCGGGACTAGGATCCGAGTCAGCAGGCCGACGGCGGGTAAGGCCGCGGCTGGGCCCGCCGGCAGAGGCCTCGAGGGAGTGGACGGGGACGGCACGTCAGCGCAAGCGCAGGCCACTAGTTCGGCGACGGAGATTTGATTCGGAGTTGTTGGTTCTTTTGGCTCGGGTGTTGCTGACTCGGCAACGCGCGTTAATTAATCGCGTGCACTGGATGCATATCCGGACGAGGAGCAGTAGTGTAGTACGACCATGAACTAATTTCATTTCATACTCCCTTCAAAAAAAGATTAATTTCTTACATTTTTAACTATGGTACTAAAACAAGGCCTCTTTGGCACGGTTCTAAACACTCGACTATACGCTAGACAAAACCGGTGAAGCAAAACGCAGTAGCTTCATCGGCTCCTAATTTAATTTAAAAGAGATAAAAGGATTCCTTCCTATAGTTCATAAAAGAACCAGAGTTGAATCTGATAAAAGCTCtaccaaacaaaacctaagtgtCATCATATTTATCATATAATATAGTTTAATAATAATCTATAACAATTCACTTTGGTCCGTTCGAAATGTGCATCCTAAAAACACATTTAGATTGGTGATCCTTTCTCTTTCAGAGACCATGGACTATTAATCGTGTGGATCGCAACTGATGGGTGAAGTTTCACCTACTCCATCTGTCCCTTTTTATCTATCGTTCTCACTTTCAAAAAGTCAAACATATTTAACTTTCTCACTTTTCAAAAATCAAACatatttaactttgaccaaaatatataagaaaatattgatgtttatggtacataattaatatcattaggtagatcactgaatttatttttctaataaacttatttagagatataaatattgttaatattttGTACAAATATAGCTAAAATTAAGAAAGTTTGGTCAGCACGTTTCTCACGATGACAAATAAAAAAGGATCGAGGGAATATCCTGCTTTAAGGCTTACGAGCGGAGCAacaatttagggggtgtttgggttGCCCCttttaaattttagtcgttgtcccatcggatgcttggacacatgcatggagtattaaatatagactaattacgaaactaattacatagtttgcgactaatttatgagatgaatcttttgagcctatttagttcatgatttgacaatgttttgctacagtaacatgtgctaatgacgcattaattaggcttaaaaaattcatctcgtggagtactgacggattatgtaatttatttttttattagtatccgaacaccccatgcaacatccttctccgacacacctcctaaattttagtagctggatccaaacaccccctcatTATCTCCtcttcacaacaacaacaaggtaGACGAACCATAAAAACCCCTGTCGCCCTCGCGGCCTCGTTTGGGAGTTTTGCTATTTACCATTCCCTCCGTACACAAAGGAATATAATTCTCGTTTTTTCAGAAGTCAAATAGTTTAAATTCTAATAAAAATTTTATGAAAATTACTAACATTCATGATATAAAACcactagattaattatgaaatatattttatagTAAACTTTAATTATTATAGACAAAAAAGTATTAATATTATAAACTTGATAAAACTCAAACTAGTTTAAATGGCACGAACCTCATAGTTGTGTTCCTCTCTGGACGGACGATGCAGAGGATTAGATAAATCGTAAGATATTGGCTGTATTTGTCTCTTTGACTTTGATAGCCAATCACGGGGAGACGTAACAGATAGGCGCGGTAGGCTATCAGTTTCGGTGGGTACATACTCCGTATACATCGCGAAAAGCGAATGGAAAACCAACCTCGCATCGGTCGGCTGGGCGGGCCCTATGTGACTGAGGCTCTCTCACCTCATTGGTCGGGAAAACCGACGGCTGAGGCTCGCTCGCACGGTTCAGCATCCCATTTACCGTGCACGTCGCCATCGGACAAGGGGGCTGTTTGGAAGCTTGTCAGGCGTCCTTGTCAATTCCTCAGCATACTCGTAAACTTGGCCAGGCCGACAAGGCTTGCAAACCACCTTCACGGTCTCATGATTCTTCCAATGGAGGTGCATGTTGAGAACCACACCACCAAAAACCCCTCTCCTCCCAACAGGAACataattcttcttcttctccccgtTCGCTTGAGATAAAACTTCTCCTCAGTAAGAATCTCAGGGTCATGAACTGGCTCCGGTGTCCTCGGGACCTCATACTTCCTCAGCTTCTCAATCAACCATTCCTCCTTCCTCTTAGCCTAAATTTCCACGAAACAACTTGTCAATGCAGCTATAATCCTAGTAAATCAACAAATCCATTGGCGAGCTAGCACAAACAATGCACCAGAATATAGTGAAGTTCAGACCTTTTCAAGCTTGTATCTGATCCTAACTTCGGGGTTGggtgacttcatcttcttcttggccTTGAGGCGGTACCACTTGAGCTGGTTGACCTTGGCCTTCCTcgacatcttcttcttctttggaggCGACTGCTTGGCGACGCCCGTGTTGCCGACCCCGAACCTCGCAAACTTGTCGTCCGTATCGAGCGTGATCGCCGTGCTCCCGCACCTCACGGGTTGCTGGAACCACGGCCTCCACCTCCGCCCGTGTACCTCTGGCCCAAACCATCCCCACAAACGCTCGAACGACGCAGCAGGAGATGAGGAAGAGGAGCCACAAATTCGATGCCACGAATCGCTGAAAAATAAACAGCCAGTTCGGCGAAGATTAGACCGAGCACGGAAACGGCGATTGAGCTGGAGAGGGGTGAGCGGACTAACCGAATCCGAATGGAGGCCAGAAACGCGACGGAGCCGACGGGTCGCCGCCGTAGGATCCGCGGCGCGAGGGCCGCCATGGCGACAGGCACTAGCCCGGCGGCCGAGGAGGATGGGTCCGCCGGCCACCGACCGCTGAGGATTTTAGGCCTCAAAATGTGAGGTTTGCGTGCGCTAGATCGACAGCGAGGGCACGATCAGCCGCGGCGGCAAAGGGGCGGGCTGCGGGTGGCGCGGCGGCCGCCGGGGCGCAAAGAATTAGACCTGTAAACAGGTCACATTTCCACCAATCTCTCAATCGTCAATTTTAGGCATATGAAAGCCTTCGTCTCTAGTCTCTACCGTCTACCAACTACCGATTCACATTTCACAATCAATCAATCACCAATTCCAACCGTGTGCAATGTACAATAGTGTACTGTCTCAATACTCATTTTACTCACCAGAGAAGCAGAGAAGCACTCTTACAGAGAAGGCGAGGAGCGGGCACCGCGCAGGCCGCACCGCCGCAGGGATGCTGGCCGCTGGCAGACTGGGCGCCCAGCGGAGCTGCGGCTATGCAGCTGCGCAGGCCGGCTGCCCGcgcacgaggacgaggacgaggacggctGGACACACAGAGCAGGTCGGCGCCGACTCTCAGTAGGAAGACCACATGATCAGGAGACAGAAGAAACAAGGCGGCGGCATCGATTTTTGGGCAGTTCGACCAGTGGAAGGTTGGAAGCGTAGTCCAGGTTGCCAGTGGCGGAGCTGGTGAAAATCAACGCCTAGGGCCACCAAGCCGCCTAAGCAATTCATAATAGGCTTCACACAGGCAACAAATAAAATAATAACTTATTCCGGCAAGCCTATTTTATTTGCAAAGTCTTATTCCGGCAAGACTATTTTACCGCATCAAATAACTTGAGCAAATTGTAAAAATATCCTGTTCTAGCATACAGAAAGATGAACTTATTCAGATACCCCATTTTAGTTCCACCTTAAATAGGCATAGATCAATGAATAACAATAAAAACATTTAAAAAAAAGattatcttccaatgatcaatgAAGCAATCACCGCCTGCTAACGAGTAATCAAGAAAACTAGAATGGATCATGCCTTAAAAAGGAGATTGGAAAAACTCGAAGCATGGAGTACCAGGCCTAAACACTAACATGCTTGCTTGCTTCTCTCATCCAGCCACACGAACGAGTCAACACCGATTGCCGGCCACCAGGACACCCAATTGAATGGCGCACGACACAGGGATTGGAGAAATTCGCTCTCTGTTCGCCTAAAATCCAAGCATTGCACCAGCTCACCTCCAATCCAAGGATACGCCGCTTCGCTGGAGCTGCAAGCCGTGCGGCTAGGGTTTGGACTATGGTCGAGCCGCAGAGCAACTGACGCGCCGCCTCATCTCAGCCCTTTTCGCGGTGTCCCCCATCACCGTCTCCAGGACCTCCGCCAGCCGCTGCCGCTCGACCACCGACGACGAGCCCTCGGCGTTGCCCCTCGCCACCTCGACGCAGGCGCCCCACTCCCGCTCCAGCATCTCGCAGTTGAAGAACTGGTCCCCTTGCAGCGGCCACCCGATGATGGGCACGCCGTGCGCCACGCTCTCCAGCACCGAGTTCCACCCGCAGTGGCTCAGGAACGCGCCGGTCGACGCGTGCGCCAGGATGCTCAGCTGCGGCGCCCACCCGCGGACCAGGAGACCCGTGTCGTTGGAGCGCACCCTCTCCTCGAACCCTTCCGGCAGCCACTTGTCCAATCCGAACGTTTCGGTGTCATCGCCGAGCCCGACGGGCGGCCGGATGGCCCAGAGGAATGGCCGGCCGGTGAGCTCGAGCGCCGCGGCCAGTTCCATCATTTGGTCTGGCCGTAAGCTATTCTGGGAGCCGAACGAGATGTACAGAACCGATAAATTCAACTTCTCACGGGCGTCCAGCCACCGCATGACGCTGTCGCGGTGGCTGGTGTGCTGTGTCGGGAGGCGGATAAGCGGGCCGATGGGCAAGACAGGCACGCCCAAGGTTCGCCGGAGCATGCGCAGCCCGGCCGGCTCCAACTCCTCCGCGGTGTTGATGAGCACGGCGTCGGTGCCGTACCCGAGCGCTATCTGCCGGCGATGAAAGGCGGACCACGGGTCCGTGCCGTCGGCGAGGAGGAGGTGCGCCGGGAGCTGCGAGCGGTGGACCGTGACCTCCGGGTGGTCCGGCAGGCAGAacgcctccgcctcgcctccgGGCGCGCGCCGGTGCGGGAGGTGGTTCCAGAGCGAGTGGTACACCACGCTGCCGAACGCGCCGCAGGAGTCGAAGAACGCGTGGCCTGCTCCGCGCCGGCCCGCGGCGGCGGTCGTCCACGCCTGGAAGGGGtcagcgacgacgacgaccggTTCTTCTTCAGCAGCGTCGACGCAGACGCCGGCCAGGAAGGCGTCGAAGGCGGCTTGGAGCGCGGGCGACTTGGTAGACTGGAAAAGCGCGAGGAAGTGGCGGACGTGGACGGTGTCGGCGGACTCGGCCCCCGCCGGCAGGCCGTGCTCCTCTGGCGCGAAGGGCAGCGCGTGGAACCTGAGGAAcggcgcccccgccgccgccgtggaggaGGAGCTTGCGCGGAGCGCGACCACGTTGCGCGGGGTGGACACGAGCGTGATGGCCGCCGTGGGCAGCGCGGCGTGGAGGCGCGCCGCGagggagaggaacgcggcgaagTGGCCCTGCGCCGGGAACGGGACGAGGATGACGTGCATGCGTACGTCGCTGGGCATGGTTGGTGACCATCTGCCTGGAGACCGGAGAGCAATGCAAACAACGTTCCACGTTCTCGTCTGCTTTTAGACAAACTAACACGGAAGACCCATGTTCCGCGAGGGAATAGAATAATGATGATACTTTAcgattattacaaaccatgtttTATAGATGGTGTGCGCGCGCTTTTGGCATAGTTTTTAAGGGGTGTTTGAACGTAGGGGT
This genomic stretch from Miscanthus floridulus cultivar M001 unplaced genomic scaffold, ASM1932011v1 fs_159_2_3, whole genome shotgun sequence harbors:
- the LOC136530590 gene encoding BTB/POZ and TAZ domain-containing protein 2-like isoform X2, which encodes MALYADLDALRASAADVRIVTSDGQTIAAHSYVLGSASPVLERMIDRARCRGWGAAADCTVAVLGVPCDAVLAFLHLLYSSRVAPGMEQLVAAHGPQLLALAHAYRVGWLKRAAEAAVSARLTADRAVDMLKLARLCDAPRLYTRCARLADKDFAAVEASDGWRFARLHDPALELELLQLLEDADTRRARWARARASQEAYRQLGNAMGSLDRIFAAADDEPSPSAGPAGTCAGDGDGDATCQGLRLLMRHFATCVRKVAPGGCARCKRMLQLFRLHASVCDRPEQDQPCRVPLCSSTSVRRSYEAIAIASQESGWLARCPLGLG
- the LOC136530590 gene encoding BTB/POZ and TAZ domain-containing protein 2-like isoform X1, producing MALYADLDALRASAADVRIVTSDGQTIAAHSYVLGSASPVLERMIDRARCRGWGAAADCTVAVLGVPCDAVLAFLHLLYSSRVAPGMEQLVAAHGPQLLALAHAYRVGWLKRAAEAAVSARLTADRAVDMLKLARLCDAPRLYTRCARLADKDFAAVEASDGWRFARLHDPALELELLQLLEDADTRRARWARARASQEAYRQLGNAMGSLDRIFAAADDEPSPSAGPAGTCAGDGDGDATCQGLRLLMRHFATCVRKVAPGGCARCKRMLQLFRLHASVCDRPEQDQPCRVPLCSHFTAKMQAEKADKTWRLLAKKVTRARAMAGLADRQVPEVVAMSWAKYSTSSKWRAKLR
- the LOC136530588 gene encoding UDP-glycosyltransferase 92A1-like; translation: MPSDVRMHVILVPFPAQGHFAAFLSLAARLHAALPTAAITLVSTPRNVVALRASSSSTAAAGAPFLRFHALPFAPEEHGLPAGAESADTVHVRHFLALFQSTKSPALQAAFDAFLAGVCVDAAEEEPVVVVADPFQAWTTAAAGRRGAGHAFFDSCGAFGSVVYHSLWNHLPHRRAPGGEAEAFCLPDHPEVTVHRSQLPAHLLLADGTDPWSAFHRRQIALGYGTDAVLINTAEELEPAGLRMLRRTLGVPVLPIGPLIRLPTQHTSHRDSVMRWLDAREKLNLSVLYISFGSQNSLRPDQMMELAAALELTGRPFLWAIRPPVGLGDDTETFGLDKWLPEGFEERVRSNDTGLLVRGWAPQLSILAHASTGAFLSHCGWNSVLESVAHGVPIIGWPLQGDQFFNCEMLEREWGACVEVARGNAEGSSSVVERQRLAEVLETVMGDTAKRAEMRRRVSCSAARP